Proteins encoded together in one Ferroglobus placidus DSM 10642 window:
- a CDS encoding winged helix-turn-helix domain-containing protein: protein MGVRIALDRKVLFLLSSETRIEILKKLDERRMTLSELSRALNLSKTTVKEHLNKLLEAGLVRRVEEGRKWIYYELTPEGRIILHPEKVPMKTILSTLLAVASMLVGVYELLRFKAYKVEKAFDVAVKKVPTPLPEKAPVPAPAKAPTPMPVPTKTPTPVAIPSPTPVTPRPEIAKKVPAITEAAKPLVGIDFHFYLGLALIFVGVALIVYVAIKLR from the coding sequence ATGGGCGTGAGAATCGCTCTCGACAGGAAGGTTCTCTTTCTCCTTTCCTCGGAAACTCGGATAGAGATACTGAAAAAGCTTGACGAGAGGAGAATGACTCTAAGCGAGCTATCGAGGGCTTTGAATTTATCCAAGACGACAGTCAAGGAGCACTTAAACAAACTTCTTGAGGCTGGCTTGGTAAGGCGAGTTGAAGAAGGAAGAAAGTGGATTTACTACGAACTCACTCCAGAAGGTAGAATAATTCTTCATCCAGAGAAGGTTCCTATGAAGACCATCCTTTCAACGCTCTTGGCAGTAGCTTCGATGCTCGTTGGTGTTTACGAACTGCTTAGGTTTAAAGCGTACAAGGTCGAAAAGGCTTTCGACGTGGCGGTGAAGAAAGTTCCCACGCCTTTGCCGGAAAAGGCTCCCGTGCCAGCTCCAGCTAAAGCACCAACGCCGATGCCGGTTCCAACGAAAACGCCGACGCCAGTGGCGATTCCCTCTCCCACTCCAGTAACTCCGCGACCTGAAATTGCGAAGAAAGTTCCGGCAATAACAGAGGCTGCGAAACCGCTCGTCGGAATTGACTTTCACTTCTACCTCGGCTTAGCTTTGATCTTCGTCGGAGTTGCTTTAATCGTTTACGTCGCGATAAAGCTCAGGTAA
- a CDS encoding formate--phosphoribosylaminoimidazolecarboxamide ligase family protein encodes MISEKAKKIAESYDSVSIGIFGSHSAKEIGMAAKSFGFKTVIVVQKGRDKLYTKYNRHLYDEVIVLDRFKDMLNEEVQEKLIEENVIFIPNRSFAVYVGYEGIENEFRVPIYGNRYLLRAEERDNPKGQYYLLEKAGIRFPKKFESPEEIDRLVVVKVQQAKNPLERAFFYASSPEDYYRQAEELIKAGVINEEGLKKARIEEYVLGARFNANFHSYALKDVFGDFDFVGFSDRRQVNLQGFLNLPAKDQLKINVPVKNEEIGHFGVTMRESKQEMVYEAGEKFIRACEEEYPPGIIGLFGLQGAVAYSPEDDTKLEFVVFDVSLRVPGDPAIGPTSPEMRNLSLKHGVRIEDPLDLTMMEIKKAWQLGRLGEVVT; translated from the coding sequence ATGATAAGCGAAAAGGCAAAAAAAATAGCTGAAAGTTACGACAGCGTTTCTATTGGAATTTTCGGGTCGCATTCGGCTAAGGAAATAGGAATGGCTGCCAAATCGTTCGGATTCAAGACCGTTATTGTCGTTCAGAAGGGAAGGGATAAGCTCTACACGAAGTACAACCGCCACCTCTACGATGAAGTGATAGTTCTGGACAGATTTAAAGACATGCTCAACGAAGAAGTTCAGGAGAAGCTGATAGAAGAGAACGTAATCTTCATTCCAAACAGAAGCTTCGCGGTCTACGTGGGCTACGAGGGGATCGAGAACGAATTCAGAGTTCCGATTTACGGGAACAGGTATTTGCTTCGAGCTGAAGAGAGGGACAATCCGAAGGGGCAGTACTACCTGCTCGAAAAAGCCGGAATAAGATTTCCGAAGAAGTTCGAATCGCCGGAGGAGATAGATAGGCTCGTGGTCGTGAAAGTTCAACAAGCCAAAAATCCTCTCGAGAGAGCTTTCTTTTACGCCTCCTCTCCAGAAGATTACTACAGGCAAGCCGAGGAGTTGATCAAAGCTGGAGTAATTAATGAAGAGGGATTGAAAAAAGCGAGGATAGAGGAGTACGTTCTCGGAGCGAGATTCAACGCTAACTTCCACAGCTACGCTTTGAAAGACGTTTTCGGCGACTTCGACTTCGTCGGTTTTTCGGACAGAAGGCAGGTTAATTTGCAAGGTTTCCTGAATTTGCCGGCTAAAGATCAGCTGAAAATAAACGTTCCCGTGAAGAACGAAGAGATAGGACATTTTGGCGTGACGATGAGGGAGAGCAAGCAGGAGATGGTTTACGAGGCTGGAGAGAAGTTCATTAGAGCATGCGAAGAGGAGTATCCGCCGGGAATCATAGGACTGTTCGGTTTGCAGGGGGCTGTGGCTTACTCGCCGGAAGACGATACAAAGCTCGAATTCGTGGTTTTCGACGTCTCGTTGAGAGTTCCCGGGGATCCGGCTATAGGTCCTACTTCTCCGGAGATGAGAAATTTATCGCTAAAACACGGAGTTAGAATTGAAGATCCCCTCGACTTAACGATGATGGAAATTAAAAAAGCCTGGCAGCTCGGAAGGTTGGGCGAAGTGGTTACCTGA
- a CDS encoding NAD(P)/FAD-dependent oxidoreductase: MKRYDVIIIGAGPGGLFAAYKLAGKLKVAVFELGRSIEYRKCPSNLAESFCLKCNPCNITYGVGGAGGLSDGKLNYVNPNYPSSFTVGGDFLGLIDENELIEKMEEVDRIFLEAGAPDELYGTDEEKIVELMRKANSAGIEFVPLRQRHVGSDELPKVIKNIEDKLKKNGVEIYTNTAVVDIDPKNRVITTDKGDKYAYDFLIIGVGRGGASYLEEWTKKYGFVIAEDEKAIDVGVRVEVPASIMEEITSIIYDPKLRVVTKKHDDYMRTFCTCPKGWVIREDYGEFCLVNGHSKANEKTNNTNFALLGHYRFTEPFEFPNDWGRDLAKITTKLGGGNPIVQRLKDLRLGRRSTETRIKNNRLVQPTLKTAVPGDISLAYPGRVVDDIIDALEQLDKVIPGVADDSTLLYAPEIKFYSLKLKVNSEMETNIKGVYAIGDGAGISRGIVGAAVTGLIAAESILRRVGE; the protein is encoded by the coding sequence ATGAAAAGGTACGATGTAATCATAATTGGAGCGGGTCCCGGGGGTCTATTTGCCGCTTACAAGTTAGCTGGAAAGCTGAAAGTGGCTGTTTTCGAACTTGGAAGGAGCATAGAGTATAGAAAATGTCCCAGCAACCTCGCTGAAAGCTTTTGTCTGAAGTGTAACCCTTGCAATATAACCTACGGAGTTGGAGGGGCGGGAGGACTCTCGGACGGAAAACTCAACTACGTGAATCCCAATTATCCTTCAAGCTTCACCGTCGGAGGAGATTTTCTCGGATTGATCGACGAAAACGAACTTATAGAAAAAATGGAAGAAGTCGACAGGATTTTTCTCGAAGCAGGTGCTCCGGATGAGCTTTACGGAACGGATGAGGAGAAGATAGTTGAGCTAATGAGAAAAGCGAACTCTGCTGGAATAGAGTTCGTTCCATTAAGGCAGAGGCACGTAGGGAGTGATGAGCTGCCTAAGGTGATAAAAAACATAGAGGATAAGCTGAAGAAGAACGGTGTCGAAATTTACACGAACACGGCTGTCGTGGACATAGATCCGAAGAATAGAGTAATCACTACCGATAAGGGAGATAAGTACGCTTACGATTTCCTCATAATAGGTGTCGGAAGGGGTGGTGCGAGCTACTTGGAGGAGTGGACGAAGAAGTACGGATTTGTAATAGCCGAGGATGAGAAAGCTATAGACGTGGGAGTTAGAGTAGAGGTTCCGGCGAGCATAATGGAGGAGATAACGTCGATAATCTACGACCCCAAGCTCAGAGTTGTCACGAAAAAGCACGACGACTACATGAGAACGTTCTGCACCTGTCCCAAGGGGTGGGTTATAAGAGAGGATTACGGGGAGTTCTGCTTGGTTAACGGACACAGCAAAGCTAACGAGAAGACGAACAACACCAACTTCGCTTTGCTCGGACACTACCGATTTACTGAGCCTTTCGAATTTCCGAACGACTGGGGGAGGGATCTGGCTAAAATAACTACCAAGCTCGGCGGAGGGAATCCGATAGTTCAGAGGCTGAAAGATCTCAGGCTCGGAAGAAGAAGCACTGAGACGAGGATAAAGAACAACCGCCTCGTCCAGCCAACTTTGAAAACGGCTGTGCCCGGAGACATAAGCTTGGCTTACCCCGGCAGAGTCGTTGACGACATAATAGATGCGTTGGAGCAGCTCGACAAAGTTATTCCGGGAGTTGCTGACGACTCAACTCTCCTCTACGCTCCGGAGATAAAGTTTTACTCCTTGAAGCTTAAAGTCAACTCGGAAATGGAAACCAACATCAAAGGAGTTTACGCTATAGGAGACGGAGCTGGAATAAGCAGAGGAATAGTAGGGGCTGCCGTAACGGGGTTGATCGCTGCCGAAAGCATTCTGAGGAGGGTGGGAGAATGA
- a CDS encoding HEPN domain-containing protein → MAERSLDWIRQARRDVEMAEYATKSGFYECPALPLSKLPKKR, encoded by the coding sequence ATGGCAGAAAGAAGCTTGGATTGGATTCGTCAAGCAAGAAGAGACGTTGAAATGGCTGAATATGCTACGAAAAGTGGATTCTACGAATGTCCTGCTTTGCCGCTCAGCAAGCTGCCGAAAAAGCGGTAA
- a CDS encoding HEPN domain-containing protein produces the protein MSCFAAQQAAEKAVKAVFQKLGAQAWGIQFTSC, from the coding sequence ATGTCCTGCTTTGCCGCTCAGCAAGCTGCCGAAAAAGCGGTAAAGGCTGTGTTTCAGAAATTGGGTGCTCAGGCTTGGGGAATTCAGTTTACGAGCTGCTAA
- a CDS encoding helix-turn-helix transcriptional regulator yields MRSEYLILIIAGLVILAFSYTLVPQTTHHMMMHSPYYSTLPSILALVGILLILIPIILNAQSERYKERGENVNSNNQKESEENAQETKKYDEKLAIAEKLLEEDERKVLRIIAENEGITQDSLHFRTGFSTSKISMIIKKLEEKDLIYRERFGKTYRIYLSEWVKGQG; encoded by the coding sequence ATGAGAAGCGAATATCTCATCCTAATCATCGCTGGACTTGTAATTCTTGCATTTTCATACACTCTCGTTCCTCAAACAACTCACCACATGATGATGCACTCTCCGTATTACAGCACTCTGCCATCCATTCTGGCTCTCGTTGGAATATTGCTGATTCTCATTCCCATAATTCTCAATGCTCAGTCAGAAAGATACAAAGAGAGGGGCGAAAATGTTAATTCAAACAACCAGAAGGAATCAGAGGAAAATGCTCAGGAAACCAAGAAATATGACGAAAAACTTGCCATAGCTGAAAAACTTCTCGAAGAGGACGAGAGAAAGGTTCTTAGAATAATAGCGGAGAATGAGGGAATAACGCAGGACAGCCTCCACTTCAGAACGGGCTTTTCAACGTCGAAAATATCGATGATCATAAAGAAGCTCGAGGAGAAGGATTTGATATACAGGGAGAGATTTGGAAAGACCTACAGGATATACCTGAGCGAGTGGGTGAAGGGACAAGGTTAA
- a CDS encoding hemerythrin domain-containing protein yields MCAKVIDEFREDHRVVRDSLLELASALEKKEINKARDVLERLNKLLGPHFRFEEEKLYPTLRKFLGEYVDKLLKEHDTAISSAKELAELLSKEEISDEEAKEAASKVRGLLVHVSNCDGLAILAERLSEEEIKDLEKTFSEFRSEGVPLLEWAEKIRVKA; encoded by the coding sequence ATGTGTGCGAAGGTTATTGATGAATTTAGAGAGGATCACAGAGTTGTGAGAGATAGCCTATTAGAGCTTGCATCAGCTTTAGAGAAAAAAGAGATCAACAAAGCCAGAGATGTGCTCGAAAGACTGAACAAGCTCCTTGGACCTCACTTCAGGTTTGAAGAGGAGAAACTTTACCCAACCCTCAGAAAGTTTCTTGGAGAATACGTTGACAAGCTTTTGAAAGAGCACGACACAGCAATAAGTTCCGCTAAAGAGCTGGCTGAACTTCTTTCCAAAGAGGAGATTTCCGACGAAGAGGCTAAAGAGGCAGCGAGCAAGGTTAGAGGTTTGCTCGTTCACGTTTCCAACTGCGATGGACTTGCGATACTTGCGGAAAGGTTGAGCGAAGAGGAGATAAAAGATCTCGAAAAAACATTCTCGGAATTCAGAAGCGAAGGTGTCCCGCTTTTGGAGTGGGCTGAAAAGATAAGGGTTAAAGCATGA
- a CDS encoding DsrE/DsrF/DrsH-like family protein has protein sequence MKNVSVIFHSGSYDRVHHGLSIALSALLMGGKAKLYFTHASLKYVKKGVKPSEKIVVEGDEYYAERYVSSVEEGHVEKLEEMIRYCKEVGAEIYACPASMAMLNISRDELIDEVDEVIGLSDFINRSKDFDLIFI, from the coding sequence ATGAAAAACGTTTCCGTAATTTTTCATTCCGGGTCCTACGATAGAGTGCACCATGGCTTATCCATAGCTCTATCCGCCCTACTCATGGGTGGAAAAGCGAAGCTTTACTTCACTCACGCTTCGCTGAAATACGTAAAAAAAGGAGTGAAGCCAAGTGAAAAAATTGTCGTGGAAGGAGACGAGTACTACGCTGAGAGGTATGTATCCAGCGTGGAAGAGGGGCATGTTGAGAAGCTTGAGGAGATGATAAGATACTGTAAAGAGGTTGGAGCTGAGATCTACGCTTGTCCAGCTTCGATGGCAATGCTTAACATCTCAAGAGATGAGTTGATCGATGAGGTTGACGAGGTAATAGGGCTTTCAGATTTCATTAACAGATCGAAGGATTTTGACCTGATATTTATTTAG
- a CDS encoding FAD-binding oxidoreductase, which produces MFKAPYTTHPVRLHIYSHDITSPPWIFKKLIKEADVVVQPRSEDDLVEILEYAKENKMPIVPRGAATSGYGGAVPYKGGIIVDFSKMNRFEVNEEEGILISQPGAVWLDVKKEVEKKGFTLRVYPTSAPSSTVGGWIAQGGHGIGSFKYGEVWESVEKIRVLDFRGFRETSNLLFYSGLCGTTGLITKAWVKLKDYVEHKRTGYNTDAGIIMKTVKARPPKLTTILLYGHKTMELKKEIEDPSLPEFSAALFEYEDPNANENELGEKLWKGVFYPLRIKRKGPSLIVSEVFLSYVTAEDYIYWLENEEIPYEVLFSKRGAAVLAMFFEDERKFGYTLAWRKALKVMRVAERKYKAIPYSVGMYLAHKAKKYFENYDELVELKKLVDPYNLLNPGKVFPSTLSFIAKIANMVVI; this is translated from the coding sequence ATGTTCAAAGCCCCCTACACCACCCATCCTGTGAGGTTGCACATCTACTCCCACGACATCACATCACCACCCTGGATTTTTAAGAAGCTTATTAAGGAAGCCGACGTAGTCGTTCAGCCCAGAAGCGAGGATGATCTCGTTGAAATTCTTGAGTATGCGAAGGAAAATAAGATGCCCATAGTCCCGAGGGGTGCTGCAACTTCCGGTTACGGAGGAGCTGTGCCGTATAAAGGAGGAATAATCGTAGATTTTTCGAAGATGAACAGGTTTGAAGTAAACGAGGAAGAAGGAATTTTAATATCCCAGCCCGGAGCCGTTTGGCTCGATGTAAAAAAGGAGGTCGAGAAGAAGGGATTTACTCTTAGAGTTTATCCGACGAGTGCTCCTTCATCAACGGTCGGTGGATGGATCGCTCAGGGAGGTCACGGCATAGGCAGTTTCAAGTACGGAGAGGTGTGGGAAAGCGTTGAAAAAATCAGAGTTCTCGACTTTAGAGGGTTTAGAGAGACGTCAAACCTTCTCTTCTACTCCGGTCTCTGCGGAACGACAGGATTGATAACCAAAGCTTGGGTAAAGCTGAAAGATTACGTCGAGCATAAAAGAACTGGCTACAACACCGACGCCGGAATAATAATGAAGACTGTCAAAGCCCGTCCGCCGAAGCTTACAACCATTCTCCTCTACGGTCACAAAACGATGGAGCTTAAAAAGGAGATAGAGGATCCTTCCCTTCCGGAATTTAGCGCAGCGTTGTTTGAGTACGAAGATCCAAACGCCAACGAGAACGAACTCGGAGAAAAGCTGTGGAAAGGTGTCTTCTATCCCCTGAGAATTAAAAGAAAGGGTCCGAGCTTGATAGTCAGCGAGGTGTTTTTGTCTTACGTAACCGCCGAAGACTACATTTACTGGCTTGAGAACGAAGAAATCCCCTACGAAGTGCTGTTCTCAAAAAGAGGGGCGGCAGTTTTAGCCATGTTCTTCGAGGATGAGAGAAAATTCGGCTATACTTTAGCTTGGAGGAAGGCTCTGAAAGTGATGAGAGTCGCTGAGAGAAAGTACAAAGCTATTCCGTACTCGGTAGGTATGTATCTGGCTCACAAAGCCAAGAAATATTTCGAAAATTACGATGAGCTTGTCGAATTGAAGAAACTCGTTGATCCGTACAACCTGCTAAACCCCGGAAAAGTTTTTCCCTCCACACTGAGCTTCATAGCAAAGATAGCGAACATGGTGGTAATATGA
- a CDS encoding (Fe-S)-binding protein: protein MKFEKLVEDEAFICAQCNFCRVCPAFKHEDWESASPRGRIYLIKSLIRGEIKPEDLDEEIIQDFFKCTTCGECEVVCQTEIPLIDVWEKARASLVKEGFILPAHKRIGEAAKKTGCPYGEDRSRDWWLDFEVSEKAEVAYFAGCTATFRTVEIAKNTVEFLKKAGIDFTYAKNDEICCGSPLLRTGQREIAYEFFKKNYEEWKRRGVKKIVTSCSGCYRTIKRDYPEIAKELGYEWDFEVYHVSQLIHELIKSGELRLEKLNKTVTYHDPCHLGRHMKVYEEPREVLKALGADIVEMENNREEASCCGAGGGVKAQFKELAMKMGIDRISEAEKTGAELIVSCCPFCKLHLNQAAEEKNSKLRVVDLIEIVNQLL, encoded by the coding sequence ATGAAGTTCGAGAAGTTAGTTGAAGATGAAGCTTTCATCTGCGCTCAGTGCAATTTCTGCAGAGTTTGCCCTGCTTTCAAACACGAAGACTGGGAAAGTGCTTCGCCGAGGGGGAGAATTTATTTAATAAAGAGCCTAATTAGAGGAGAAATAAAACCGGAAGACCTCGACGAGGAGATAATTCAGGACTTTTTTAAATGCACGACCTGCGGAGAATGCGAGGTGGTTTGCCAAACTGAAATTCCGCTTATAGACGTTTGGGAAAAGGCGAGAGCGAGCCTCGTTAAGGAAGGATTTATCCTCCCCGCCCACAAAAGGATCGGAGAAGCGGCGAAAAAAACCGGCTGTCCCTACGGAGAAGATAGAAGCAGAGACTGGTGGTTAGACTTCGAGGTTAGCGAAAAAGCGGAAGTAGCATACTTTGCCGGATGCACCGCAACATTTAGAACTGTGGAAATAGCAAAAAACACCGTGGAATTTTTGAAAAAAGCTGGAATCGACTTCACCTACGCTAAAAACGATGAAATTTGCTGCGGCTCACCTCTTCTAAGGACAGGGCAGAGGGAAATAGCTTACGAATTCTTCAAAAAGAACTACGAGGAGTGGAAGAGGAGAGGTGTGAAAAAGATCGTAACGAGCTGCTCCGGATGTTACAGAACTATAAAAAGGGATTATCCGGAAATAGCGAAAGAGCTCGGTTACGAGTGGGACTTCGAAGTTTATCACGTTTCTCAGCTAATCCACGAGCTGATAAAATCAGGAGAGCTGAGGCTGGAGAAATTGAACAAAACCGTAACCTATCACGACCCCTGCCACCTCGGAAGGCACATGAAGGTTTACGAAGAACCAAGAGAGGTTTTGAAAGCTTTAGGAGCGGATATCGTTGAGATGGAGAACAACAGAGAAGAAGCTTCCTGCTGCGGAGCTGGAGGGGGAGTAAAAGCCCAGTTTAAAGAGCTTGCGATGAAGATGGGAATTGACAGAATTTCCGAAGCTGAGAAAACCGGAGCAGAACTTATAGTTTCCTGCTGCCCCTTCTGCAAGCTTCACTTGAATCAGGCTGCCGAAGAAAAGAATTCAAAACTTAGAGTTGTGGATCTGATAGAGATCGTCAACCAGCTTTTGTAA
- a CDS encoding dihydroorotate dehydrogenase electron transfer subunit, whose product MFTVKIEEVIEHNERYSTIIFDRSFRAYPGQFIMLHVFGLEEIPLSLSSENSVTVKAVGETTRYLVKIKPGTRVGVKGPLGNPFSPTSGKALIIAAGIGAAPLAFLQKFLEKYAEEISTIYAARSYDDLIFLESFGECRVATEDGSYGEQGTVFDLVYSEDLEEYDRIYACGPEIVLRGLYNYFKELGIEKRVEMSLERYMKCGIGVCGSCVIGNGMRVCVEGPVFNCADIVW is encoded by the coding sequence ATGTTTACGGTAAAGATAGAGGAAGTGATAGAACACAACGAAAGGTACTCCACTATCATCTTCGACAGGAGCTTTAGAGCTTATCCCGGGCAGTTCATTATGCTTCACGTTTTTGGCTTGGAAGAGATTCCCTTAAGCTTATCCTCTGAAAATTCCGTTACCGTCAAAGCTGTTGGTGAGACAACGAGATACCTCGTAAAAATTAAGCCCGGAACGAGGGTTGGTGTAAAAGGGCCTCTCGGAAATCCATTCTCTCCCACGAGCGGAAAAGCTTTGATAATTGCTGCGGGAATTGGAGCAGCTCCTTTAGCCTTTCTCCAAAAGTTTTTGGAAAAGTACGCTGAAGAAATTTCGACGATCTACGCTGCGAGAAGCTACGACGATCTGATTTTCCTCGAAAGCTTCGGAGAATGCAGAGTTGCCACTGAAGACGGAAGCTACGGAGAGCAAGGGACAGTTTTCGATTTGGTTTATTCAGAAGATTTGGAAGAATACGATAGAATATACGCCTGCGGACCGGAGATAGTCTTGAGGGGTCTGTACAACTACTTTAAAGAGCTTGGAATCGAGAAGAGGGTGGAAATGTCGCTGGAGAGATACATGAAGTGCGGAATTGGAGTTTGCGGAAGCTGTGTAATCGGAAATGGAATGAGGGTTTGCGTCGAAGGACCGGTTTTTAACTGCGCCGATATCGTGTGGTGA
- a CDS encoding nitroreductase family protein has product MECLEAIFTRVSIRRFKKDPIDDEIIIRLLEAGNAAPSAGNLQARDFIVVKDEETKLKLAVASLRQSFVAEAPVVIVVCANYPRSMQVYGERGKLYAEQDATAAVENILLAAHCMGLGAVWVGAFNEERVAEILNIPSYARPMAIIPVGYPAERPSPRRRMKIEEITHWERW; this is encoded by the coding sequence ATGGAATGTCTCGAAGCGATTTTCACCAGAGTCTCGATCAGGAGGTTTAAAAAAGACCCGATTGACGACGAAATCATAATAAGGTTGCTCGAAGCGGGAAATGCGGCTCCTTCAGCTGGAAACTTACAAGCGAGGGATTTCATAGTCGTTAAGGATGAGGAGACGAAGCTGAAGCTGGCTGTAGCAAGCTTGAGACAGAGTTTCGTCGCCGAAGCTCCGGTTGTGATAGTTGTATGCGCAAACTATCCGAGAAGCATGCAGGTCTACGGCGAGAGAGGAAAGCTCTATGCTGAACAAGATGCCACTGCTGCGGTGGAAAACATCTTGCTTGCCGCCCACTGCATGGGACTCGGAGCGGTGTGGGTTGGAGCCTTCAACGAAGAGAGGGTTGCTGAAATTCTCAACATTCCGAGCTACGCGAGACCGATGGCTATTATTCCCGTAGGCTACCCGGCAGAAAGACCCAGCCCGAGGAGGAGAATGAAAATAGAGGAGATAACCCACTGGGAGAGATGGTGA
- a CDS encoding SAM hydrolase/SAM-dependent halogenase family protein: MVIALLTDFGDFYPGVMKGVIRKITEEEIVDITHSVRAQNVFEGAFLLYNSYKFFPKGSIFVAVVDPGVGGKRRALAVKTKNYWFVAPDNGIAYPSASEDGIEKIISLNSRKLSEFSGELSSTFHGRDVFAPAAALIAEGKIDEYGEEVETMKELELFQVKIGEKIACKVAYVDRFGNIVTNLKKEIVEDLKPKGFYINETKIPFVKKYEDVNVGEPLALIGSFNTLEISVREGNAAEFFGIEDEIELGWF, from the coding sequence ATGGTGATAGCTCTACTCACGGACTTCGGAGACTTCTATCCGGGAGTGATGAAAGGAGTAATCAGGAAGATCACCGAGGAGGAAATAGTTGACATAACGCATTCTGTCAGAGCTCAGAACGTGTTTGAAGGAGCTTTCCTGCTTTACAACTCCTACAAATTTTTTCCGAAAGGAAGCATTTTCGTGGCTGTCGTCGATCCCGGAGTTGGAGGGAAAAGGAGGGCTTTAGCTGTTAAAACTAAAAATTACTGGTTCGTAGCTCCGGATAACGGAATAGCCTATCCATCAGCTTCCGAAGACGGAATAGAGAAGATAATTTCTCTGAATTCCAGGAAGCTCTCAGAATTCTCTGGAGAACTTTCATCCACCTTCCACGGAAGAGACGTTTTCGCACCTGCGGCAGCGCTAATAGCTGAGGGGAAAATAGACGAGTACGGGGAAGAAGTAGAGACGATGAAAGAGCTCGAACTCTTCCAAGTAAAAATCGGAGAAAAGATTGCCTGCAAAGTTGCTTACGTAGATCGGTTCGGAAACATCGTTACGAATCTGAAAAAGGAAATTGTAGAAGATTTGAAACCGAAAGGATTTTACATTAACGAAACTAAAATTCCTTTCGTGAAGAAGTACGAGGACGTGAACGTCGGAGAGCCTTTAGCGCTAATTGGAAGCTTTAACACTCTGGAAATTAGCGTTAGGGAAGGTAACGCAGCTGAATTTTTCGGAATTGAGGACGAGATTGAGTTAGGGTGGTTTTGA
- a CDS encoding DUF61 family protein: MINERTLAKLAEAMNKHIPRSRRSLKELLEMKDPTYIAKDGNEYYIEKKELEFIAEHVDEIYWGRFWIPIILEMTSIGSEYVIFVRDKLHAEFISKAFGIDRFTKQGLMLYSYEMQKVRKKLRTATQVFFRV, from the coding sequence ATGATTAACGAGAGAACTTTAGCGAAGCTCGCGGAAGCGATGAATAAGCACATTCCGAGGAGCAGGAGAAGTTTAAAGGAACTGCTGGAGATGAAAGATCCAACCTACATTGCCAAGGACGGAAACGAATACTATATCGAGAAAAAAGAGCTCGAATTTATAGCCGAGCACGTGGACGAAATTTACTGGGGAAGGTTCTGGATTCCAATAATTCTGGAGATGACGAGCATTGGAAGCGAATACGTCATTTTCGTTAGAGATAAACTGCATGCTGAATTCATCAGCAAAGCTTTCGGAATAGATAGATTTACGAAGCAGGGATTGATGCTGTACTCCTACGAGATGCAGAAGGTTAGGAAGAAGCTTAGAACGGCTACGCAGGTTTTCTTCAGAGTCTAA
- a CDS encoding metal-dependent transcriptional regulator produces MERVEEYLKIIYDIQRSKNRLVRTGEIAKKLKVKPASVTEMLAKLQKEGYVDYQPYKGVTLTKKGEEIAKRIKEYHLIFEKFLVEFVGLDKEVAHEISCKIEHVANEDAIRKICHFISQNCDLCEECEYNASSLERVDSGRFKVLAAPSYLETLGIKVGGKVEVKEGEVLIDGERVKLSDEIKRKVIVIKDQ; encoded by the coding sequence ATGGAGAGGGTAGAGGAATACCTCAAAATCATCTACGACATCCAGAGGAGTAAGAATAGGCTCGTGAGAACGGGAGAGATAGCGAAAAAACTTAAAGTTAAACCGGCAAGCGTAACGGAGATGCTCGCGAAGCTTCAAAAGGAAGGCTACGTTGACTACCAGCCTTACAAAGGAGTTACGCTTACGAAAAAAGGGGAGGAGATCGCGAAAAGGATAAAGGAGTATCACTTAATTTTCGAAAAATTTCTCGTGGAATTCGTGGGGTTGGACAAAGAAGTCGCTCACGAGATAAGCTGCAAAATCGAGCATGTCGCAAATGAAGATGCGATAAGGAAAATCTGCCACTTCATTTCCCAGAACTGCGATCTATGTGAAGAATGCGAATACAACGCAAGCTCTCTCGAAAGAGTTGACAGCGGAAGATTTAAAGTTCTCGCAGCTCCGAGTTACCTCGAAACTCTGGGAATTAAAGTTGGAGGGAAAGTAGAAGTTAAAGAGGGAGAGGTTTTAATCGACGGAGAAAGGGTTAAGCTTTCGGATGAAATTAAGAGGAAGGTTATAGTGATTAAAGATCAATAG